aattgttattGTCCAATGTCTTAATCACTGGGGGTACGTCTGCAGCCAATGGCTTGCCCGATCATATTATCAATGACTTAAGAGCTTTGACTCAAAAGTACTTCCCAAACTATCCATTCTCCTATGCTGTGCAACAAATCAGACCAAGTAACACAGAAAATGCAGAAATCTGGGATCGTCAATTTGGTGCTTGGTTTGGTGCATGTAATTTGGCCAGCATGCTCAATGACAACGACGAAAAGTCTAATAGTGCTAAAATTGCCTTGGACAATTGGTTCATAACAAAGGCTGATTACGAAGAATTGGGTGAAGATTTAGTTGCAGAAAAGTTCAAATAATTGTAATATATATGTGTATCTGATTAGTGTTACTAATTGAAAGAAACTATTTAAAACATAATAAAATGACTCGATAAAGATTAAATGTTCTATCTTCTATGGCTTTTAGTCCTGTTCCAATTCGATGTTGATCGAACATATGCATGTTGACAGAATAAGAAATCAAACTACTATTGATGTATGTATTGGTTATAACATttctatttattttgtaGGCTCTTCTTTCCAAGTAACATACTTATGATCGTATTTGGCGGTCTCACCGTGCAAGTCCAATATCTGTTTAATCTTCTCGTCGACAcccaatttattatttgtcttttgtttgaaatGTTTAAAAACTTCTGCAGGAGTTGGTAAATAGGTTCTATTAGATCCATCAGATCCAGAAATATAATCAGCTACTTGTTTATTTGTAGGTAATCCCATTTGATGTGGATAGTCCTCAAAATCAACGCCAAACCATTTCTTGATAAATGGAGTTTTCAAGTATTTGTCGGTGTTTTTCGAAGTGCTGAGAATGTTTGAGAGGAATTGCTGAGTGACAGTACTTGGATCACTCCACTTTGGGAAAAATGGATCCTTTATTTTATCCACTAACTTATGAATAACACCTTTAGCGAAATCATTCTTTTCTGCTGGAATACTCATGATATTGGTTGCAGATACCATTTctaattcaaattgttttttaattgaattctttGCTCCGTGATTCATCAATTCAAACCCTACAGCTAATGAACTTTTTGgctttttcaataatgtttCAAGTGTCTTTCTGGCAAATGGGGATCCATCATTTTCTAAATACTTGAGAACATCATCAATGGTGTCCTGAGAAAACGctttattgattgttgcAATATCTTCtgttgaaagaaaaaatttgtagTCTTCTggtaatttcttttcactGAAATCGTTCAAAATGTCGTTGACTTGGTTGaaatattgattgttgCCCGACAAAACTGTAATATCATCTTCGATTGCTGGTGGTTGCAAATCTGCTAATCTGTTGATCAACTGAGGAATCTTTTCAGATTTAATGTAATGAGTTGCGAATCCAGCAAAATAGGCATCTAACCCAGGTAAAACAGAGCCTGTCAAAGCCACATAGTATCCCAACTTATCGTTCAATCTAGGTAAAAAGAATGTGGTACCAACATCTGGGAAAAATCCAATATCCATTTCCGGCATGGCAAGTTTGGTTTTTTCTGTTGCTACTCGAAATGGTGCATGTACTGATAATCCAACACCTCCCCCAAAAGTGATTCCATCCATAAGTGAGATATATGGTTTTGGTAAAGtagaaataatataattgagGTTATATTCTTTGTCAAAAAAATCAGCACCATATCCTGGATTTCCTTTTCTGATTTGAACGGCACATTCAGCAACATCACCACCAGCGCACAAAGCCTTAGGGGAATTTGAAGTCAATATGATAACATTGTTTTCCTTTGATTTGGCATATTCCAAAATTGGTGGGGTCATCAACTCAATCATTTCTGTGTTtaatgaattcaatttcttgacTCTGTTGAGGGTGATAAGTCTAGCATGGTTTTTCACTGAACTCAATACAACTGGCTCTTCACCTCCAGAAGTGTGGTTGGTGGATAATTTCGATGACATGTTAATAGAAGTGGTGGCTATTTTCCTGACTTGTTTCAATAAACTAATAGAATTGTTTAATCTTAACatccaaaaaagaaaaaaagaaaaaaaaaaagaaggaaagttgaaaaaaaaaatggggATGGTGAAAAGATTATATTATATGAAAATCTTTATGGGGAGGTCAAATATTATAAGGTTGGGACAATGGAATGGTGGTGGGagataaaaacaaaaatggTTGCAGAGAAACTTCACATTCTTTCGTCCTATCTGTGTGTGTGGGGTTGCTCTCATTTTCaagttctttttttttttctgtttggtttggtttgCTGTAAAGTTCCCACACCCCGAGTgcatttgaattgaattgcCACGGATTTTAGTGACTACAATTTGGTAGTTGCACTTACTAGTTCCCTAAGTTTTCTCGTCTTATCTCTTTATCGCTAGAAACAGTGATTATGCGCTAACTGACACCTGGTTTGCCCTACAacattttttaaatgataCCCTTATGATTTCATATTTGCTACATAAAAACTTCCTTTCAAGGATTGATGTTACCTAGATTCTAAAAAATACCATACTAAATATAATGctttattaaattttattattacccTAACCATATTTTTGTAAACTTGTCTCATAGCTGTTGACCcatataattgaaattaaccCCGATCACTTGCATCCTCGGTCTTCGCACACAAAACCCTCACCAACcttttatttaatttctttttttcttttaaacaGCTTCATTCAAGGATTTATGATATGTTCAATTATCACTTTATGCAATTGCATGCTTTTCTTTCTATACATTAGCTGACTTTTTTGCAAGTAGATTTATGAAGTTAAATTTTCTTGTCGTGAATTGAATGGCTTGATTCAGATCAAATTAAACTGGCTTATCAACAGACACTCTTCTCTTTTATCGTCTTCATTTATTGATGACACGGGTCCTCTCTGCTTTggaatttgatattgataaaagtTGCCAGTGTGATATGAAGCAATGAAAACCAAGTCATTGTTGAACCcaatttcaactttatTGGATCTGGGGTCTTTTTCATTGTGTGGAGCATATTCAGGCAATTTGATGTAAGCAAATGACCTTTGTGGGGGTTCCCAAATTAAATTCTCAAAATAGTCTTTGTATGGTAACTTTTTTATAATGGAACTAGtgtattgattgttgataagTTTTTTCGTCTTGACAAACCACGAACTAGAAAGTTTGTCTTCTGTTTCCATTGGAACGGGGTCCAAAGGCTTtgatatcaacaaatttgcCAAATTCTCATTGAGATCCTCTGAAGATTTGCTTGTGTCTCCATCGCTATCTTCATAGTCACTGTTGTGATTGGTTCTGTCCTCGCTATTCTCATTTGTACAAATGTCTGACTCTTCTTCGTGGATCTTGAACAAATGGATGGTATTGGATTCTGACCCACATCCCAAAATATGATTGTCGTTGTGGAAGCTTAGGGAGTTCACTTTCACTAAATTATGTCCCCTACGCAAATTCTTAACCTTATGTACCTTGACCTTACCttcaaattctttcaaatcaaaaatccGGATAATGGTGCCTTTAATTGACGCAGTTGCTACTTTATTATCCCTGTGCGAAATGCATATTCTAGCAATTGTAGAATGGTGGGCTTCAAATATTACCACCGGTGCTAAATTAATTGTATCATAAACAACTACCCATCCTTCACTATCGTTTTTGATATCCTCCAATGTTATAAGcttatttttcttctttaaattGCTTAGTGAACtatttcttgtaaattCAAGGTACTGTGAATACGATCCTGTGTTGATTACCGAGTCACTTGGTGTTAACTTTGGTGTAGACGGTTGGCTGCCTGTTTCGGCATTGAGCAAATCAGTTTGATTGTTGGTAGATTGAACTGGAATTATTAGCCAACTACTGTCATCGGCACTAAGATCACCGATAAATTTCTGGTCGCCATCGTGTTCATTGAACAGTAGCTGCAATATTTTTAACAATCGAACACAGCTTAAATCATATATGTATAGTTGGCCAGTATCTAATACTACTAATAGCCTCTTTCTATTTAGTTTGATATCAATAATGCTAGATGGAAAGTTCAATTCACAAATCTTCAAGTTTTGTTTAAGGTTATAAATCTTTAACAATCGATTGCCGAGATTATCTTGGGTTTGTGGAACAACTATCGTTAAGGATGTTGAAAATAACATCTTCAAAAATGCAGTCGGGAACCTGGCTGGTGTATCTTGACTATCGGTTTTTGAATGTGTTGGATTTTGGCAACCCGCAGAATCTTCTAAGGAGTTGGATATCGATTTGCGGAGAGGGCTCTCCTGTGACGAGTAGAACTCACCAAAAGGTTCACAGTTGAAAATCTTGAACCCATCAGAAGTCGAAACAGAAATAGAAGAGTAGTCTGGATTAAAAGACAAATCGTTGATAGTGACCATTCTTGTGTTAAGTTACTGGTtcctaataataaatgacTTTCCAAGAAGAGTGAGTAAATAGATTATCTACTCTAAAACGAGTTAAAAATTAGACTTGATacggtttttttttttttgcttgtcctctatttttttttgtcttggTTAAATAGCGTGCCGCTTTAAAATAGTGTGGTGGTAGAGTATTGCCTGTGAGtataataaaaacaattgtATTTAATGGTGTAAAAAGTACGTTGTTCCACACAACCGTATAAAACCTATAATACAAATATATACATACAATTTATTCTTCAACTTCCTCTAAAGTTACCTTTCTCTTGCCAGTTGTGGAAGAACCATTCGAAAGTTCACTTCCTGTGACTTTCACGTCCCCAGAAGAACTGCCAACTTTCTCTTCAACAACCTCCAACTTTGgttccttcttcttcttgcctttctttttcttagGTTCCTCCCAGGCGTAGACTGGTTGGAAACTTTCAATAACACCACAATCTTCAAATAAGTTGGGGAATAACCAAAATGGCTTAGGGAAGGCCACTAATGAAATAATGTAGATTATCAATCTTACAATTGCAGTGgcaaaaaataaagcaaTCAACCCTAATGCACCCATAGAAAGATACCAAACACCTCTCTTCATAAAGTTGGGCCAAAGTGGAAATAATATAACGGCAAACACACCAGCTATAGCCAAAAAACTGTAAAGCAAGATGTATGGGTTAGGTTTTTGGTACAACCAACCATAATAAACATCAGGATCCATTACTGCTTTGTCGGCCCTTTTCAAAGTTGGTTTCTCTTTATTAGGCTTCCAGCCCTTGACTGCTTTAACTTCGGCGTAATGCAATTTCTGAAGTGGTAAGAGCAATTGGTTCTGgatcaacaaaacaaaaactttttgtacatcttcattatttgcAACAGGAATCAACCCATTCTTGggattttgttgtttctgtttATAGTCATCGCTCAATAATGCTCTTTGCAATCTTTTGAATCTGAAAAACTCGATATCATTTGTGTTATCTAATAAACCTGTTCTTTGTTTCAATATAGGATTTTGAAACAAGTAGTTGACAATATTCACAGCTACTGGTGATCTTTGAGCTGAAGTAGCAACTTGAAATTGGCCAGTTTGTGGAGGGGTGGGTGCCGACATAGTTTGCAGTTTGATCGTATGGGTAATGTTGGGTGAAAGACGTTGGAAAATGACGTGGAACTCGTTATGCTttagtttttattttattctaatttttttttttgcatttcCCTACTTTTGTTGTGTATGCTTTCGTCTTACACTCAAGTGAAAATTTTCCTTTAACGTGTCAAAATCATTCAGAGCCGAGAAAAAGGTAATTTAcaaacacacacacatacaaACGAAAACCGAAAAACGTTACTTCTtaacaacaaaattaattatacTATGTAGTTGGATATGTATAAAGGGATGATCACGTCTATAAAATAAAGTTTGGGGTTTgcaattatcattattaatattatttttcatctttgtttgttgaaatCCATGAGCCGGTATGTCAATTCTAGTCATTGAATATACACAATCAAATTAACAACCTTCTCAATTTTCTGCACCTGAAACCTGACGGAGCTCTGTCTGTTTCTGTATGCTCTCTATTGTTTAAGGAACATcataaacaagaaattggCCCGTGGAGCTAAATATTGATGCCAAGATGGTTTCCTGGTCCATCCACCCCAAAATACAAGAACCAAAGTAATTGACTGTAACAAATGCTGGGACGAAAGCTATTTTCCTTACAATTCAGTATTCTCCAAGAAGAAGTAATTACCGGAAGCCTTTTGTTCTTTATCCATTTGAGAGTCCAACTTGTTAATTCTTGGTCTGTAGGAGTTAGGATCTCTTCTGAAAGTGacattcaaattcttcaagaAACGGTTACATCCTGTTAATAAAGACTCTGGGCTTCTAGCAACAGCATCCTTAGATGGTTGACCTTCAAAAACAATGACTCTATCGGCTAAATAGGTGGCCATAATGAAATCGTGCTCGACAATAAAAGCGGTCTTCTTGGCATGCAAAATGAATCTTCTGATAACCTTAGAACAAATAATACGTTGTTCGGAATCCAAATAAGCTGATGGTTCATCGATCAAATAAATGTCGGCTGGGATACCCAAAGCCAACACAATAGCGACTCTTTGCAATTCACCACCAGACAATGTTTGCACTTCTTGGTCGACGATGTCTTCGATCTTTAATGGTTTCACAACATCAGTTTGGAATTGTGGGTGCAAAAAGGCTgctctaatttttttaaaaaataattgcCTTACTGTACCAGTGAATTTTGGAGCAATCTTTTGTGGTTTCATTGAGACGTTCAATTTTGGTATTTCTTGGCCACCATCTGGGGCAATGGCTCCAGCCAAAAGCTTACAGAAAGTGGTCTTACCAGTACCATTTTCACCCATCATAACCAAAATTTCTGAATTTGTGAAATCACCAGCTTCAACACGTAATTTAAAGTCCCCTTGGGTTTTTTGCAAGCTTGGATATTCCAAAGAATTAGATTTgtccaaaatcaaatcatctGCGGCGTCGGCCAATCTGAATTGCAACGATTCAGTTCTGAATCGCAAGTTCTCGGTTGGGATATGACCATCcaagaaaatattgatcCCTTCTCTGACAGATGCTGGTAATGTAACCACACCATAAACGGATGGAGCACCATAAAGGATACAAACAAAATCGGACAAATAATCCAAAACAGATAAATCGTGCTCCACACAAATGATATAAGTAGTAGGATTTAACAATGATCTAATGATTTCTGCAGCTCTTAATCTTTGCTTTACATCCAAGTACGAGGAAGGTTCATCAAACATATAAACATTAGCATCTTGAACACAGGTCATACCTAAAGCAAATCTTTGTAACTCTCCACCAGATAAATTCTCGACTTCACGGTTCAAAACGTTCTTCAATTCCAAAACATTCAAAATGTAATTGTAGTCATCATTCTTCTCGTTTTTGGATTCCAAAATGGCACCGACTTGTTTAACTTTAGACTTGGCTAAAGCTCTAGGAATGTTATCAACATACTGAGGTTTGATAATAGCTTTGATGTTGTCTTCTAACACCTTTGTGAAATAGTTTTGCAATTCAGAACCTCGGAAATGTCTCAAGATCTCTTCCCAGTCTGGAGGATCATCATATCTACCTAAATTTGGCTTCTGTTTACCAgccaaaatttttaatgcTGTGGACTTACCAATACCGTTGGTACCAACTAAACCTAACACTTGACCTGGTCTTGGAGTTGGCAATCTATGCAACTTGAAGGAATTAGCTGAGTATCTATGGGTAGTTTCGCCTTCCAAATTGGTTGGtaaattaataatggtTATAGCATCAAATGGACACTTTTTAACACAAATACCACAACCAATACATAAAGTTTCTGAAATAAATGCAATTTTGGATGCTGGAGTAACTTCAATACACAATTTCCCAGTTTTCACAACAGGACAACTCTTTCTACATTCTTGTTTACATTTCTTTGGTTTACATCTGTCGGCTGACACAATGGCAATTCTTTCGTTTTTTGCATGGGTATCACCTCTCCCGTTCTTGGtctttccttttccttttgTACTCATGATATGTGTTGATATTCTTTTGAATTGGGGTGGTGTTGTaatttcaatgaaaaaaaaaaaaatttagttttcaactttaacaagaaaaaaaatttttttcaatgagCCTTTATGGTACGTGTACCTATTGACAAACactaactttttttttctgagAGAAATTAGGTTAGGACGAGAGCTTTGTATTAGTAAATACTGACGTGTGATTGGATACGAGAATACCATTATGGATTCCTAATCAAAACAAGGATAACTTAATTACTGGTTAAGAAGAATTTTAAGAATATTAATGTTGATTGTCTCAACTTCAAACTGGCATGGTGTTACGATGGTGATTTTTAATACTTGGAAGaggaaatgaaattaatggCTATTTATTATACAGGTCTTTCTCTTGTTGGTGAACTTTACTGTATTacttttgtaaattattatgCGTATTTTAATGTAAGCTCTCACTCAAAAAGCCCATGCtaataaaactaaattacTGATATCCATCATTAGAATTAAATAGATCAAAACAGTTATAcatgaagaaagaaagtaGATGATTTGTGGCTAGGTCTAGGGTCTAACTATTTGCTTAGTAAAGTATGGGACGTGATCATGGTGCCCTATATATACTGTATAACTTACATGAAAAGTTGTTCCCTGTATACAAGTTTGGCTCTATTTGAACTACACTCTACTGGTATACTGAAAAAGATAGTATAGTTTTAATCGCCCTCATTCTAAAGGATGGCTCATTCGACTCGTGTAATTGTATGCAACACAAGCTAGAGGGGGTGATccagaaaaacaaaaggtCGTGTCTGCGCTATATTTTAGTAGTGTTCTTAAGTCCAGAAAAATTGGACAATACAACACACATGTTTTATTCTCATAATTTTCttcccaaaaaaaaaaaaatttctcaccactttttcttttccttgaAAGCTTGGTTAACTAAGAAgcatttcaatttcaactttcaaaaaattaatttattaacttAAGAAAAGTTAATCAATCAAGTAAAAGGGAATTTGcttttcaatcaatatgATTTAGCCTCCTTCAATTATGTCAGTCGAATAGATTGTTACAAATGTGCAAACACATTCATTGTTTTGTTGCCACTGTTATTGCGAGATATTGTTGCTTCTAGTATTTAGCAAGCTGCTTGAATTCGAAGGCTGCATCGTTATTTGTGGATTAAGATCAAAGTTGCTACTTCTATTTTTGCTTACGAGATTTGCAATTAGCTTGCCATGCTACGTTATTGTGGATTCATTACGAAGCACTTATTCGAATGAAGTGTCGTTCTTTCCCACTTGACGGACTAGAGTGCTAATGGTTGCAAATCTTTCTACATCCAGTTGAACTCAGTATATGGTCCTTGATACTGACGCACTTATCAACTGTTTGGACTTTAATGGCACTTGCTTAAACTAAACTAACTTGTTTATGACTTTCAGTAGGTACATTGTTGTGACTGTATGCTGTTGGTATTGGCTGCAAAATTTTGTGATTGGACATCTTGGCCAGAGGGGATGATATCGATCCTGGTATGGGGTCTATTCCGTGAACGGGAAGCCCCTGTATTTTCAATCTCTACATAGATCCCAAGCAATTATCAACTGGATTATTGATATCTGTTGTTGGTAgtgggtttttttttgcatctATAGGATTACGTTGTATAATGTATATTACTTTGAATCaacatatatatttaaaCCAATCATTTATCTCTTTTGATGATGCATAACAcgatctttttttttgtttaactGAACAGGAAAAAGGGTGGTTTAACGTCGTTGTCCACtctccaaaaaaaaaaaaaagaaaagaaaaatttatatcCTGTTTTTCCATCCCAACAATTTTAACAAATCAATACTGCAATCATTCATATTGATAATCCCCTGTTGgtatttagttttttttttactaaTTCAAACAACAgttgaataatttgaaaagttgTTGTGTATAATAATTAGGGGTAATTTCAGAGTAATTGTTTATCATCAgtatttgttttcttttttaaaaaaaaaaatagtataTTTCCAACCAATCAATCAAGTTGATATTGTGAAGTGACACCTATTAATTCACTGACTTTCATAAAGAGGAAATACAGTTGAAGATATTTGCTTTTCGCTTT
This genomic stretch from Candida albicans SC5314 chromosome 1, complete sequence harbors:
- a CDS encoding uncharacterized protein (Ortholog(s) have phosphatidylinositol-3,5-bisphosphate binding activity), translating into MVTINDLSFNPDYSSISVSTSDGFKIFNCEPFGEFYSSQESPLRKSISNSLEDSAGCQNPTHSKTDSQDTPARFPTAFLKMLFSTSLTIVVPQTQDNLGNRLLKIYNLKQNLKICELNFPSSIIDIKLNRKRLLVVLDTGQLYIYDLSCVRLLKILQLSFNEHDGDQKFIGDLSADDSSWLIIPVQSTNNQTDLLNAETGSQPSTPKLTPSDSVINTGSYSQYLEFTRNSSLSNLKKKNKLITLEDIKNDSEGWVVVYDTINLAPVVIFEAHHSTIARICISHRDNKVATASIKGTIIRIFDLKEFEGKVKVHKVKNLRRGHNLVKVNSLSFHNDNHILGCGSESNTIHLFKIHEEESDICTNENSEDRTNHNSDYEDSDGDTSKSSEDLNENLANLLISKPLDPVPMETEDKLSSSWFVKTKKLINNQYTSSIIKKLPYKDYFENLIWEPPQRSFAYIKLPEYAPHNEKDPRSNKVEIGFNNDLVFIASYHTGNFYQYQIPKQRGPVSSINEDDKREECSLISQFNLI
- the EHD3 gene encoding mitochondrial 37S ribosomal protein mS47 (Predicted 3-hydroxyisobutyryl-CoA hydrolase; mitochondrially localized; Spider biofilm induced) translates to MLRLNNSISLLKQVRKIATTSINMSSKLSTNHTSGGEEPVVLSSVKNHARLITLNRVKKLNSLNTEMIELMTPPILEYAKSKENNVIILTSNSPKALCAGGDVAECAVQIRKGNPGYGADFFDKEYNLNYIISTLPKPYISLMDGITFGGGVGLSVHAPFRVATEKTKLAMPEMDIGFFPDVGTTFFLPRLNDKLGYYVALTGSVLPGLDAYFAGFATHYIKSEKIPQLINRLADLQPPAIEDDITVLSGNNQYFNQVNDILNDFSEKKLPEDYKFFLSTEDIATINKAFSQDTIDDVLKYLENDGSPFARKTLETLLKKPKSSLAVGFELMNHGAKNSIKKQFELEMVSATNIMSIPAEKNDFAKGVIHKLVDKIKDPFFPKWSDPSTVTQQFLSNILSTSKNTDKYLKTPFIKKWFGVDFEDYPHQMGLPTNKQVADYISGSDGSNRTYLPTPAEVFKHFKQKTNNKLGVDEKIKQILDLHGETAKYDHKYVTWKEEPTK
- the RLI1 gene encoding Fe-S cluster-binding ribosome biosynthesis protein (Member of RNase L inhibitor (RLI) subfamily of ABC family; predicted not to be a transporter; regulated by Sef1p, Sfu1p, and Hap43p) → MSTKGKGKTKNGRGDTHAKNERIAIVSADRCKPKKCKQECRKSCPVVKTGKLCIEVTPASKIAFISETLCIGCGICVKKCPFDAITIINLPTNLEGETTHRYSANSFKLHRLPTPRPGQVLGLVGTNGIGKSTALKILAGKQKPNLGRYDDPPDWEEILRHFRGSELQNYFTKVLEDNIKAIIKPQYVDNIPRALAKSKVKQVGAILESKNEKNDDYNYILNVLELKNVLNREVENLSGGELQRFALGMTCVQDANVYMFDEPSSYLDVKQRLRAAEIIRSLLNPTTYIICVEHDLSVLDYLSDFVCILYGAPSVYGVVTLPASVREGINIFLDGHIPTENLRFRTESLQFRLADAADDLILDKSNSLEYPSLQKTQGDFKLRVEAGDFTNSEILVMMGENGTGKTTFCKLLAGAIAPDGGQEIPKLNVSMKPQKIAPKFTGTVRQLFFKKIRAAFLHPQFQTDVVKPLKIEDIVDQEVQTLSGGELQRVAIVLALGIPADIYLIDEPSAYLDSEQRIICSKVIRRFILHAKKTAFIVEHDFIMATYLADRVIVFEGQPSKDAVARSPESLLTGCNRFLKNLNVTFRRDPNSYRPRINKLDSQMDKEQKASGNYFFLENTEL
- the SEC62 gene encoding Sec63 complex subunit (Putative endoplasmic reticulum (ER) protein-translocation complex subunit), giving the protein MSAPTPPQTGQFQVATSAQRSPVAVNIVNYLFQNPILKQRTGLLDNTNDIEFFRFKRLQRALLSDDYKQKQQNPKNGLIPVANNEDVQKVFVLLIQNQLLLPLQKLHYAEVKAVKGWKPNKEKPTLKRADKAVMDPDVYYGWLYQKPNPYILLYSFLAIAGVFAVILFPLWPNFMKRGVWYLSMGALGLIALFFATAIVRLIIYIISLVAFPKPFWLFPNLFEDCGVIESFQPVYAWEEPKKKKGKKKKEPKLEVVEEKVGSSSGDVKVTGSELSNGSSTTGKRKVTLEEVEE